One segment of Arcanobacterium phocae DNA contains the following:
- the rsmI gene encoding 16S rRNA (cytidine(1402)-2'-O)-methyltransferase, whose product MIILAGTPLGNDGDASPRLRNALEAADIIAAEDTRRLLNLAGRLGLEIHAPVIAYHDHNEIQKAPELIAAAQAGKTIVMVSDAGMPSVSDPGYRLAALAAEEGVGLTVIPGPSAVLTALAISGLASDRFAFEGFPSRKSGERRQLFGKLKYDERTLIFFESPRRLAETLADMAAEFGPNRRAAVARELTKTFEEVQRGMIADLAAWAHDCDVKGEISIVVEGYSRSASGDGGVEQQAIDDVHELVELGVRLKDAAGYVAQRHGLRKNKVYQAVVALTVD is encoded by the coding sequence ATGATTATTTTGGCTGGGACGCCGTTGGGGAATGATGGGGATGCGTCGCCGCGATTGCGCAATGCATTAGAAGCTGCAGACATAATCGCGGCTGAAGATACTCGCCGATTACTCAATCTGGCTGGACGATTGGGGCTAGAAATTCATGCGCCGGTTATTGCCTACCATGATCACAATGAAATCCAGAAAGCTCCGGAGCTGATCGCTGCCGCGCAAGCTGGTAAGACGATCGTGATGGTCTCTGACGCGGGGATGCCGTCGGTATCTGATCCGGGTTATCGGCTAGCGGCTTTGGCGGCCGAAGAAGGTGTTGGGCTCACGGTTATTCCTGGGCCGTCTGCAGTTCTGACGGCATTAGCGATTTCTGGTTTAGCGTCAGATCGGTTCGCCTTTGAAGGTTTTCCGTCACGTAAATCTGGTGAGCGCAGGCAGCTGTTTGGCAAGCTGAAGTATGACGAGCGAACGTTGATATTTTTTGAATCGCCGCGTCGATTAGCAGAGACTTTGGCGGATATGGCGGCGGAGTTCGGTCCGAATAGGCGCGCTGCCGTGGCGCGCGAATTAACGAAGACGTTTGAAGAAGTACAGCGAGGGATGATTGCTGATTTAGCAGCCTGGGCTCATGACTGCGATGTTAAGGGCGAAATTTCTATTGTTGTAGAAGGCTATTCGCGGTCGGCTAGTGGAGATGGTGGCGTGGAACAGCAAGCTATCGATGATGTTCATGAGCTGGTTGAGCTGGGTGTACGGCTAAAAGATGCGGCTGGTTATGTTGCACAACGCCACGGGTTGCGAAAGAACAAGGTTTATCAAGCTGTGGTGGCCCTCACTGTCGATTAA
- a CDS encoding MMPL family transporter, which produces MGKHQGTSEAPARQTRISVDSATDFLRLRKALPLRIGLLILWLVAFAFGGMAQGKISTVAESDPSFFLPASAESTLAGEEAEKFRDDSTIPALVVVANPDGEKIPGASIGILGAIAKELPDVQVTEGLTVSDLAQGPIPVIPNEDMTAVLLPLNLDQDLVNERDADDKKILNVAVDSIQQNLTSLLADRGIEPADLAVYVSGPAGLSADLGGAFAGIDLTLLLVAVVLVFVILIVVYRSFLIPIAVLLTSVAALCAAVLVVFQIAMAGWLDLNGQTQGILAILVIGATTDYCLLLIARYREELTVVEHPTEALVRAIKGSWEPIVASGGTVIAGLLTLLISDLSSTSSLGPIASIGIVFAMLAALTLLPGILLIPGKHARIMFWPAKIPHHSSVDEAQTHGVWQRIGSFVARRYRVVWVATLAILLVFSGFAFSFRASGTSAIEQFTKPSQAVTGFKILQKEFSAGSAQPTTIIVDENRARLARKVIKDLPGVKAVVAQMDEEKQNNASAQGRPAGGPPAGTAEKRPSAPAVVYDPLVVDGRVLLNVTTEMSAEDKAAQSVVRDIRKKLEPLEAHALVGGPAAQSLDTQETAHRDFLKIVPVVLGVIAILLMILLRSVVAPLLVVVANVISFGATLGICAIVFNRILEFPGADASVPLYAFVFLIALGIDYTIFLMSRAREESLKDGTRTGIIRAIGVTGGVITSAGIVLASTFAALGVVPLLFMLQLAIIVSLGIIIDTFIVRSLLIPGVVYDAGRIVWWPWTLRKIPAKNS; this is translated from the coding sequence ATGGGGAAGCATCAGGGAACATCAGAAGCGCCAGCGCGCCAGACGCGTATTAGTGTGGATTCTGCAACGGACTTTTTGCGATTGCGAAAGGCACTGCCACTACGGATTGGGTTGCTTATCTTATGGCTGGTTGCGTTCGCTTTTGGCGGCATGGCTCAGGGAAAGATTTCGACGGTGGCAGAGTCAGATCCGTCGTTCTTTTTGCCGGCCTCAGCTGAATCGACTTTAGCTGGCGAAGAAGCGGAAAAGTTTCGCGATGATTCGACGATTCCGGCACTTGTTGTGGTGGCTAACCCCGATGGTGAAAAGATTCCAGGAGCTAGTATCGGCATTCTCGGCGCAATTGCCAAAGAATTACCAGACGTCCAGGTCACTGAGGGCCTGACGGTTAGTGATCTTGCGCAAGGCCCAATTCCGGTCATACCTAATGAGGATATGACCGCTGTTTTACTTCCCTTGAATCTTGATCAGGATCTGGTTAATGAGCGAGATGCTGATGATAAGAAGATTCTCAATGTTGCCGTTGATTCGATACAACAGAATCTGACATCGCTTTTGGCAGACCGCGGAATTGAGCCCGCGGACTTAGCCGTTTATGTTTCTGGGCCGGCTGGGCTATCTGCCGATTTAGGTGGAGCTTTTGCAGGGATTGACTTAACACTACTGCTAGTGGCTGTTGTTTTAGTGTTTGTCATCTTGATCGTTGTTTACCGATCGTTCCTTATTCCTATTGCCGTCTTATTAACATCGGTAGCTGCACTCTGTGCCGCCGTGCTGGTTGTATTCCAGATAGCGATGGCAGGATGGCTCGATCTTAATGGGCAGACACAAGGTATCCTCGCAATTCTTGTTATTGGTGCTACCACTGATTACTGTTTGCTGCTTATTGCGCGCTACCGTGAAGAACTGACTGTGGTTGAACACCCGACTGAAGCTTTGGTTCGCGCAATTAAAGGATCTTGGGAGCCGATTGTAGCTTCTGGTGGTACCGTGATTGCGGGGTTGCTGACCCTTCTTATTTCAGATTTGTCTTCAACCTCGTCCCTTGGCCCAATCGCATCGATTGGGATCGTTTTCGCGATGCTCGCTGCGTTAACGTTGCTTCCCGGGATTTTGCTCATACCTGGTAAACATGCGCGTATCATGTTTTGGCCAGCAAAAATACCGCATCATTCCAGTGTGGACGAGGCTCAAACTCATGGGGTCTGGCAGCGAATCGGTTCATTCGTTGCCCGCCGCTACCGGGTTGTCTGGGTTGCAACCTTAGCCATTCTTTTGGTGTTTTCTGGATTTGCGTTTTCGTTTAGAGCGTCCGGAACATCAGCCATCGAGCAGTTTACGAAGCCTTCCCAAGCAGTAACTGGTTTCAAGATCCTGCAAAAGGAATTTTCTGCCGGTTCAGCGCAACCTACAACTATTATCGTTGATGAGAACCGGGCCCGGTTGGCGCGCAAGGTTATTAAAGATCTCCCTGGCGTTAAAGCAGTCGTTGCCCAGATGGATGAAGAAAAACAAAACAACGCTAGTGCCCAAGGCCGGCCAGCAGGAGGTCCTCCCGCGGGAACGGCTGAGAAGCGGCCAAGTGCGCCTGCCGTCGTTTATGATCCGCTTGTTGTTGATGGTCGGGTATTGCTGAATGTGACTACTGAAATGTCAGCCGAGGATAAAGCGGCCCAAAGCGTTGTGCGAGACATCCGCAAAAAGCTCGAGCCGTTGGAAGCTCACGCACTTGTAGGCGGACCAGCTGCACAATCGCTGGATACTCAAGAAACTGCGCACCGCGATTTCTTGAAGATCGTCCCGGTTGTTTTGGGTGTTATCGCAATTTTGCTCATGATACTTCTTCGATCCGTTGTTGCTCCGCTTCTTGTTGTTGTTGCAAATGTGATTTCGTTCGGAGCTACGCTGGGTATCTGCGCTATCGTCTTTAACCGAATCTTAGAGTTTCCTGGCGCAGATGCCTCTGTGCCGTTGTATGCGTTCGTCTTCCTCATCGCGCTGGGTATTGACTACACGATTTTCCTTATGTCGCGCGCCCGGGAAGAGTCGCTCAAGGATGGAACTCGTACCGGAATTATTCGGGCGATCGGTGTTACTGGTGGCGTTATTACCTCAGCAGGAATCGTCCTAGCATCGACATTCGCCGCTCTAGGCGTCGTCCCGCTCCTGTTCATGTTGCAACTAGCGATTATCGTTTCACTGGGAATTATCATCGACACTTTCATCGTTCGATCGTTGCTGATCCCTGGTGTCGTCTACGATGCTGGCCGGATCGTCTGGTGGCCGTGGACGTTACGTAAAATTCCGGCGAAGAATTCTTAA
- the metG gene encoding methionine--tRNA ligase, with translation MKILSAVAWPYANGPRHIGHVAGFGVPSDVFSRYMRMAGHDVLMVSGTDEHGTPILVAADNEGVTPQQLADKNNRIIAEDLVNLGLSYDLFTRTTTQNHVDVVQHLFEGCRDNGYMIVQEQLVAIDPKTGNTLPDRFIEGTCPICGAAGARGDQCDTCGNQLDPQDLIDPISKVSGLTPNFTSTEHYFLDLPALAGALGEWLDEVERDGSWRPNVISFSKHLLDDVRPRAMSRDISWGIPVPGWEDRPNKRLYVWFDAVVGYLSASIEWARRRAANGQGSPEDWREWWTNPQALSYYFMGKDNIVFHSQIWPAELLAYNGAGSQGGQARDFGKLNLPTQVVASEFLTMEGKKFSSSKNVVIYVRDVLSRYQPDALRYFISIAGPETSDSDFTWAEFVRRNNSELVAGWGNLVNRTGAMIAKNFGEVPTPAQREEIDNTLLDTIHAGFDTVGQLIGSHQQRAALSEIMRLVGEANTYVTRTEPFKLKAPEQRERLATVLNTLVQAVSDLNTMMSVFLPHSSNQIDKILGGAGDIAPMPRVEEVTDLDTDYPYPIITGDYSQVRPWEPREVVPGTPIAKPKPVFAKLDESVIAEELERLGIAE, from the coding sequence ATGAAGATATTGTCTGCTGTAGCTTGGCCATACGCCAACGGTCCTCGCCATATCGGTCACGTTGCTGGTTTTGGTGTCCCTTCTGATGTTTTTTCGCGGTACATGCGCATGGCTGGGCACGATGTGCTCATGGTCTCGGGCACCGACGAACACGGCACGCCAATTCTGGTTGCTGCAGATAATGAAGGTGTTACTCCGCAACAGTTGGCGGACAAGAATAACCGCATTATTGCCGAGGATCTTGTTAACCTCGGATTGTCCTACGATCTGTTTACTCGCACCACAACCCAGAACCATGTTGATGTTGTCCAGCATTTGTTCGAAGGATGCCGTGATAACGGTTACATGATTGTGCAAGAGCAACTGGTGGCAATCGACCCTAAGACCGGTAACACATTGCCAGATCGTTTCATTGAGGGAACCTGCCCGATTTGTGGCGCTGCCGGGGCGCGCGGCGATCAGTGCGATACCTGCGGTAACCAGCTTGATCCGCAGGATTTGATTGATCCGATCTCTAAGGTTTCCGGTTTAACACCAAACTTTACGTCCACTGAGCACTATTTCCTTGATCTGCCAGCGCTTGCTGGTGCGCTTGGGGAGTGGCTGGATGAGGTGGAACGCGATGGATCGTGGCGTCCGAACGTTATCTCGTTCTCGAAGCATCTTCTCGACGACGTTCGCCCGCGTGCGATGAGCCGCGATATCTCGTGGGGTATCCCAGTCCCAGGCTGGGAAGACAGGCCAAACAAGCGCCTTTACGTGTGGTTTGATGCGGTAGTTGGGTATCTTTCAGCATCGATTGAGTGGGCTCGCCGCCGGGCGGCTAACGGCCAGGGAAGCCCAGAGGACTGGCGCGAATGGTGGACGAACCCACAGGCGTTGTCCTACTACTTCATGGGCAAAGATAATATTGTTTTCCATTCTCAGATTTGGCCGGCGGAGCTGTTGGCCTATAACGGTGCTGGTTCCCAAGGTGGGCAGGCGCGCGATTTCGGAAAGCTCAATTTGCCTACCCAGGTTGTTGCCTCGGAGTTCTTGACGATGGAGGGGAAGAAGTTCTCGTCGTCGAAGAACGTGGTTATCTATGTGCGTGACGTATTGTCACGCTATCAGCCAGATGCGTTGCGTTACTTCATTTCTATTGCAGGCCCAGAAACATCGGATTCGGACTTTACGTGGGCGGAGTTTGTGCGCCGGAATAATTCGGAATTGGTTGCTGGCTGGGGTAATTTGGTGAACCGCACCGGTGCTATGATCGCGAAGAATTTCGGCGAAGTTCCAACGCCAGCTCAGCGTGAAGAGATCGATAATACGCTGCTCGATACCATCCACGCCGGTTTCGATACGGTTGGTCAGCTCATTGGCTCGCACCAGCAGCGCGCTGCGCTCAGCGAGATTATGCGTCTCGTTGGCGAGGCTAACACCTACGTCACTCGTACTGAGCCGTTCAAGTTGAAGGCTCCCGAGCAGCGCGAACGTCTGGCAACTGTGCTGAACACGTTAGTGCAGGCGGTGTCTGACCTGAACACTATGATGAGCGTATTCTTGCCGCACTCCTCGAACCAGATCGACAAGATCTTAGGTGGCGCCGGTGATATCGCGCCGATGCCACGTGTCGAAGAAGTGACTGATTTGGATACCGATTATCCATATCCGATTATTACCGGTGACTATTCTCAGGTTCGTCCGTGGGAACCACGCGAAGTTGTTCCGGGCACCCCGATCGCTAAGCCGAAACCAGTGTTTGCCAAACTTGATGAATCGGTCATTGCTGAAGAGCTTGAGCGACTTGGAATCGCAGAGTAA
- a CDS encoding TatD family hydrolase — protein sequence MSSSKAKKERRRLVLDIPDRLPVPIVDNHTHISPDPAVGLDGDAPVQNTDDAGNLRMPVLLATLRDGMAKAGVRAAISSGCEVPMLEFTHDLARDVPEIWAALAIHPNDAALHAGVREVAPDGLEPHVDPWHDELSLDDAVAKVAQLSADPCVVAIGETGLDYFRTGDNGKQAQQDAFRAHIALAKELGKPLQIHDRDAHADVIDILLADGAPERTVFHCFSGGREMAQLCAEHGWYASFAGPLTYGPNVELQEAFDAMPDNLILVETDAPYLTPVPFRGHPNVAWGVGYTVRFMAQRRGTRLEDWCSIIDNNTRNVYGI from the coding sequence ATGAGTAGCTCGAAAGCTAAGAAAGAACGTCGGCGGCTGGTCCTGGATATTCCGGACCGGCTGCCGGTTCCTATTGTTGATAACCATACGCATATTTCCCCAGATCCGGCAGTGGGTCTTGACGGGGATGCACCGGTTCAGAATACGGACGACGCCGGAAATTTGCGAATGCCTGTTTTGCTGGCAACGTTGCGTGATGGAATGGCGAAGGCCGGGGTACGGGCGGCGATTTCTTCAGGCTGCGAAGTGCCGATGCTGGAGTTTACCCACGATCTTGCCCGTGATGTTCCTGAGATTTGGGCAGCGTTAGCGATTCATCCTAACGACGCTGCGTTGCATGCGGGAGTGCGTGAGGTCGCCCCTGACGGTCTAGAACCGCATGTGGATCCGTGGCATGATGAATTATCGTTGGACGACGCCGTAGCGAAAGTTGCGCAACTGAGCGCAGATCCGTGTGTGGTTGCGATAGGTGAGACTGGTTTGGATTATTTCCGTACTGGTGACAATGGTAAGCAGGCACAGCAGGATGCGTTCCGTGCGCATATTGCGCTAGCGAAAGAGCTCGGTAAGCCGTTGCAGATTCATGATCGAGATGCGCATGCTGATGTGATTGATATTTTATTAGCTGACGGTGCACCGGAGCGGACGGTATTCCATTGTTTCTCGGGTGGTCGCGAAATGGCTCAGCTATGTGCCGAACACGGATGGTATGCCTCGTTTGCCGGGCCGTTGACGTATGGCCCGAACGTAGAGTTACAGGAAGCATTTGATGCCATGCCAGATAACTTAATTTTGGTAGAGACTGACGCGCCCTATTTGACACCAGTTCCGTTTAGGGGGCACCCGAATGTTGCTTGGGGCGTAGGATATACCGTGCGATTTATGGCTCAGCGGCGTGGCACGCGCCTCGAGGATTGGTGCTCGATAATAGATAACAACACCCGAAATGTATATGGGATATAG
- a CDS encoding aggregation-promoting factor C-terminal-like domain-containing protein, protein MDETQLSAMTPPKPGSRRARRAAERAAAAAAAAAEAAKRSTATTGEIPAIRETPAIAPQTFALPRTRPVSLAPSTPFAEQMNHDLVIAQVDEDNAVVRKSRKATMMQGVGISSAVALVAGIGLGIAVDNVPKHMAMASGPSAAELAVASVSLGEHTPVIDGVTSHFMVSVDGKTRKINTSARASLADALTAAGIEINEADIVSAPLDKPIKAGAQVTITRVTTETVSETYDVEPETQREDDPTLPKGQEKKVSEGKAGQGTRTVVITKHDGKETSRAVSVDAITTPAEPTVIKVGTKDSAKSAVAVPVNAAPVAPGTARSIAADMVAARGWSEAEFACLDQLWHRESGWNHLANNPSSGAYGIPQALPGSKMASAGADWQTNPATQITWGLGYIAGRYGTPCGALNHSHSVGWY, encoded by the coding sequence ATGGATGAAACTCAACTGTCTGCGATGACTCCGCCAAAGCCAGGCTCGCGCCGGGCGCGGCGAGCGGCAGAACGAGCAGCAGCGGCCGCAGCCGCAGCAGCTGAGGCAGCCAAGCGTAGTACCGCAACTACCGGGGAAATCCCGGCGATTAGGGAGACTCCAGCGATTGCTCCGCAAACGTTTGCATTGCCACGTACTCGTCCAGTTTCACTAGCTCCTTCGACTCCATTTGCGGAGCAGATGAACCATGATCTGGTTATTGCACAAGTGGACGAGGATAACGCCGTCGTCCGTAAATCTCGTAAAGCAACCATGATGCAAGGTGTGGGGATCAGCTCTGCAGTAGCTTTGGTTGCGGGAATTGGTTTGGGTATCGCCGTCGATAATGTTCCTAAACATATGGCGATGGCAAGTGGCCCGTCAGCAGCTGAGCTGGCGGTCGCTTCTGTTTCGCTGGGGGAGCATACTCCAGTGATCGATGGCGTTACGTCGCATTTTATGGTGAGCGTTGATGGTAAGACTCGAAAGATTAATACTTCTGCGCGTGCCAGCTTGGCAGACGCGCTAACTGCTGCAGGCATTGAGATTAACGAAGCAGATATTGTTTCGGCTCCATTAGATAAACCGATTAAAGCCGGCGCTCAAGTTACCATTACTCGCGTAACCACTGAGACGGTATCGGAAACGTACGATGTTGAACCAGAAACCCAGCGTGAAGACGATCCAACTTTGCCAAAGGGACAAGAGAAGAAAGTCAGCGAAGGTAAAGCTGGCCAGGGAACTCGGACCGTTGTGATTACTAAGCATGATGGTAAGGAAACAAGCCGTGCAGTTAGTGTTGATGCGATAACTACCCCAGCTGAACCGACCGTCATCAAGGTCGGTACTAAAGATAGCGCTAAGTCAGCTGTCGCAGTGCCAGTTAATGCAGCGCCAGTTGCACCTGGAACTGCACGTTCAATCGCGGCTGACATGGTTGCGGCTCGTGGCTGGTCGGAAGCAGAATTCGCTTGCCTCGATCAACTATGGCATCGCGAATCAGGATGGAACCACTTGGCAAACAATCCATCCTCAGGCGCATACGGTATTCCGCAAGCTCTGCCGGGGTCAAAGATGGCTTCTGCAGGTGCCGATTGGCAGACTAACCCGGCAACACAGATCACATGGGGTCTGGGATATATTGCGGGTCGTTACGGAACACCGTGCGGCGCACTAAACCATTCACATTCTGTCGGCTGGTACTAA
- the rsmA gene encoding 16S rRNA (adenine(1518)-N(6)/adenine(1519)-N(6))-dimethyltransferase RsmA — translation MSHHPVPLLGPVKIRQLAEQLHIRPTKTLGQNFVHDAGTVRRIVRDAGVVAGDHVVEVGPGLGSLTLAILETGAILSAIEIDPPLANALPATIAEVQPESVANFAVTNRDAMDILSVADLAVPDVIKCTDQFMPKHLVANLPYNVAVPVLLTLLQSLPTLETVTVMVQLEVADRLAAQPGSKTYGVPSVKANWYADVWRGAKISRNVFWPVPNVDSALVHMRRHPEPEGVDRRDVFAVVDAAFAQRRKTLRAALSTWAGSPARAEEILRAADVDPSLRGEKLTVDQFIAIACRAKKVA, via the coding sequence ATGAGCCACCACCCCGTTCCTCTTCTTGGACCGGTGAAGATTCGCCAACTTGCTGAACAACTTCATATTCGTCCAACGAAAACTTTGGGGCAGAACTTTGTCCACGACGCCGGAACGGTGCGGCGCATAGTTCGCGATGCCGGAGTGGTAGCTGGAGACCATGTTGTTGAAGTCGGACCAGGGCTTGGCTCTCTCACGTTGGCCATTTTAGAAACAGGAGCTATCCTTTCTGCAATCGAGATAGACCCGCCTTTAGCCAATGCGTTGCCGGCTACCATTGCCGAGGTCCAGCCGGAGTCGGTAGCTAACTTCGCGGTCACCAACCGAGATGCGATGGATATTTTGTCTGTGGCTGATCTTGCCGTGCCAGATGTAATCAAGTGTACGGATCAGTTCATGCCTAAGCACTTAGTAGCGAATCTGCCGTATAACGTGGCTGTGCCAGTGCTCCTGACGCTGCTTCAATCGCTGCCCACATTAGAAACAGTAACCGTGATGGTTCAACTTGAAGTAGCTGATCGGTTAGCGGCTCAGCCGGGCTCTAAAACGTACGGGGTGCCATCAGTGAAAGCGAACTGGTATGCCGATGTGTGGCGTGGCGCAAAAATCTCCCGCAATGTTTTTTGGCCAGTACCCAATGTTGATTCGGCATTAGTGCATATGCGCCGCCACCCAGAACCAGAAGGTGTGGATCGACGTGACGTGTTCGCCGTCGTCGATGCGGCTTTTGCACAGCGTCGCAAAACTTTACGCGCCGCACTCTCCACTTGGGCGGGCAGCCCAGCGCGTGCCGAAGAAATTTTGCGTGCGGCCGACGTCGATCCGTCGCTTCGCGGAGAAAAACTTACGGTTGACCAATTCATCGCAATTGCTTGCCGCGCCAAAAAAGTGGCGTAG
- a CDS encoding PRD domain-containing protein, with product MVQSAARVMRIFNNNAVLVSIDGVERVLAGRGIGFGKRPGDFIPAGDAQRQFIEASPDKIDFLTSANALDPQLVDTVTEAVELATSIIEDLDPSVYVVLVDHMAFAVQRHRSGLTIRNKLVEEVKVAFSAEFTAAEIMVHYVNQKLDVELPTDEAAYIALHLNAARSGATVKQPLSEANQLGSIVDLVNRSFGDDKHGNMAELLLTVNGFITRIQQDIWRSNTTTAMVERLLPEEFGLARQIITHIAGPDAHATHIANESAYLAVFLHGWRQVSGTQHT from the coding sequence ATGGTTCAGTCTGCTGCTCGCGTGATGAGAATTTTCAATAACAATGCGGTGCTTGTCAGTATCGATGGAGTAGAGAGAGTTCTTGCCGGGCGAGGAATTGGTTTTGGGAAGCGACCGGGAGATTTCATCCCAGCCGGCGATGCACAGCGCCAATTTATTGAAGCTAGCCCGGACAAAATTGATTTCCTCACTTCGGCTAACGCGCTCGATCCGCAACTAGTTGACACAGTTACGGAAGCGGTTGAACTCGCAACAAGCATAATCGAAGATCTTGATCCGTCAGTCTATGTTGTGTTGGTAGACCACATGGCTTTTGCTGTGCAACGGCACCGCAGTGGGCTCACCATTCGTAACAAGCTCGTAGAAGAAGTCAAAGTCGCTTTTTCAGCGGAATTTACCGCAGCCGAAATCATGGTTCACTACGTTAATCAGAAGCTCGACGTCGAACTTCCCACTGACGAAGCAGCCTACATCGCATTGCATCTCAATGCGGCACGTAGCGGAGCAACAGTCAAACAGCCGTTATCTGAAGCTAACCAGCTAGGAAGTATCGTAGATCTTGTCAATCGTTCCTTTGGCGACGACAAGCATGGCAACATGGCAGAATTGTTGCTCACCGTTAACGGGTTCATTACCCGCATTCAGCAAGATATATGGCGCTCTAATACCACTACGGCAATGGTGGAACGGTTATTGCCGGAGGAATTTGGACTAGCGCGCCAGATCATTACACATATTGCAGGGCCAGATGCTCACGCTACCCATATTGCGAACGAATCCGCCTATTTGGCGGTATTTTTGCACGGGTGGCGGCAAGTTTCAGGCACACAACATACATAA
- the nagE gene encoding N-acetylglucosamine-specific PTS transporter subunit IIBC, whose protein sequence is MNGKIMESLQRLGKALMGAVAVMPVAAILMGIGYWFDPTGWGSNSVVAAVLIKSGAAVLDNLGWLFAIALAFGLSRDNNGAAALSGFIGFATIKMLLNEKSVAGFQGIDLDKLDGAAKLDWASQGWGAMGDKNVLVGIFVGILAAWVYNRFSRTKLPPFLAFFSGRRLVPILTSLLAIVMAGVLYFAWPFVYSALFHFGQSIQGMGALGAGIYAFANRLLIPTGLHHALNSIFWFDVIGIDDIGNFLGGGKTIAAAAAATDAASCPGVGVWANGTCTVVGEIGRYQAGFFPVMMFGLPAAALAMYLRANTKSQKAVGSLMMAGALASFFTGVTEPLEFAFMFVAPVLYLVHAVLTGISVFLAAMFHWTAGFGFSAGLVDMVLSARNPLANEWYMLLVQGLVFAAIYFVVFYFLIGALNLKTPGRADDAEEQNVQLASDTEFSGVAATVIEGLGGIENIESIDYCATRLRTVVKDYVKVSEKTIKSAGVAGVIRPSQRSVQVVVGPQVQFVYDEVADLLRASEVSLNGEQEI, encoded by the coding sequence GTGAACGGAAAAATTATGGAGAGCCTACAACGGCTCGGTAAAGCGCTGATGGGCGCAGTTGCTGTCATGCCAGTAGCTGCAATCCTGATGGGTATCGGCTACTGGTTCGATCCTACTGGCTGGGGTTCGAACAGCGTAGTCGCTGCTGTCCTTATCAAGTCAGGCGCAGCAGTTCTGGATAATCTTGGATGGCTGTTCGCGATCGCGCTAGCTTTTGGCCTTTCACGCGACAACAACGGTGCTGCTGCGTTGTCCGGCTTTATCGGCTTCGCAACGATCAAAATGCTTTTGAATGAAAAGTCAGTTGCGGGTTTCCAGGGAATTGACCTAGATAAGCTCGACGGCGCTGCCAAGCTCGATTGGGCATCCCAAGGATGGGGCGCAATGGGCGACAAGAACGTCCTTGTTGGTATCTTCGTCGGTATTCTTGCAGCTTGGGTTTACAACCGGTTCTCCCGCACCAAGCTTCCACCATTCTTGGCCTTCTTCTCCGGCCGACGTCTGGTTCCAATTCTCACTTCGTTGCTCGCTATCGTCATGGCTGGCGTTCTCTATTTTGCTTGGCCATTTGTGTACTCGGCTTTGTTCCACTTTGGCCAGTCCATCCAGGGCATGGGCGCACTCGGTGCAGGTATTTACGCATTCGCTAACCGTTTGCTCATCCCAACCGGTTTGCACCACGCATTGAACTCGATCTTCTGGTTCGATGTTATTGGAATTGACGATATCGGTAACTTCCTCGGCGGTGGTAAGACCATCGCAGCTGCTGCAGCAGCAACCGATGCGGCTTCCTGCCCGGGCGTGGGCGTATGGGCTAACGGAACGTGTACCGTTGTTGGTGAAATTGGCCGTTACCAGGCGGGCTTCTTCCCAGTTATGATGTTCGGTTTGCCAGCTGCGGCATTGGCAATGTACCTGCGCGCAAACACTAAGTCGCAGAAGGCAGTCGGCTCGCTCATGATGGCTGGTGCTCTTGCATCCTTCTTTACCGGTGTTACCGAACCTCTCGAATTCGCATTCATGTTCGTTGCTCCAGTTCTTTACCTCGTCCACGCAGTCCTCACCGGTATTTCGGTATTCTTGGCTGCAATGTTCCACTGGACGGCCGGCTTCGGCTTCTCCGCTGGTTTGGTCGATATGGTTCTGTCGGCTCGTAACCCGTTGGCAAACGAATGGTATATGTTGCTGGTCCAGGGCTTGGTATTCGCTGCAATTTACTTCGTTGTCTTCTACTTCCTGATTGGCGCGTTGAACCTCAAGACGCCTGGTCGCGCTGACGATGCCGAGGAGCAGAACGTTCAACTTGCTAGTGACACCGAATTCTCCGGCGTTGCTGCCACCGTTATTGAAGGCTTGGGTGGTATCGAGAACATCGAGTCCATCGACTACTGTGCTACGCGGCTACGCACCGTCGTCAAAGATTACGTCAAGGTGAGTGAAAAGACCATCAAGTCTGCTGGTGTGGCGGGAGTCATTCGCCCATCGCAAAGATCAGTTCAGGTTGTGGTTGGCCCGCAGGTACAGTTTGTATATGACGAGGTTGCAGACTTATTGCGTGCCTCGGAAGTATCACTGAACGGCGAGCAGGAGATCTAA